In the Engystomops pustulosus chromosome 2, aEngPut4.maternal, whole genome shotgun sequence genome, one interval contains:
- the LOC140119853 gene encoding uncharacterized protein codes for MYQSLCIFPIDGSSQRNPPERCPSPGDSRDITQEPERCPSPGDSRDIKEEPERCPSPGDSRDITQEPERCPSPGDSRYITQEPERCPSPGDSRYITQEPERCPSPGDSRDITQEPERCPSPGDSRDIKEEPERCPSPEDSRDIKEEPERCPSPGDSRDIKEEPERCPSPGDSRDITQEPERCPSPGDSRDIKEEPERCPSPGDSRDITQEPERCPSPEDSRDITQEPERCPSPGDSRYITQEPERCPSPGDSRYITQEPERCPSPGDSRDITQEPERCPRPGDSRDIKEEPERCPSPQDFHVLKEEPEGNVPLDHQESCGGRRSGEEIPSSVTEEGKSLSCILWVILPLYIAGRGHIQGRRWR; via the exons gtcccagtcctggagattcccgagatattacacaggaaccagagagatgtcccagtcctggagattcccgagatatcaaagaggaaccagagagatgtcccagtcctggagattcccgggatattacacaggaaccagagagatgtcccagtcctggagattcccgatatattacacaggaaccagagagatgtcccagtcctggagattcccgatatattacacaggaaccagagagatgtcccagtcctggagattcccgggatattacacaggaaccagagagatgtcccagtcctggagattcccgagatattaaagaggaaccagagagatgtcccagtcctgaagattcccgagatattaaagaggaaccagagagatgtcccagtcctggagattcccgagatattaaagaggaaccagagagatgtcccagtcctggagattcccgggatattacacaggaaccagagagatgtcccagtcctggagattcccgagatatcaaagaggaaccagagagatgtcctagtcctggagattcccgggatattacacaggaaccagagagatgtcccagtcctgaagattcccgagatattacacaggaaccagagagatgtcccagtcctggagattcccgatatattacacaggaaccagagagatgtcccagtcctggagattcccgatatattacacaggaaccagagagatgtcccagtcctggagattcccgggatattacacaggaaccagagagatgtccccgtcctggagattcccgagatattaaggaggaaccagagagatgtcccagtcctcaagACTTCCATGTtcttaaagaggaaccagaggggaacgtcccactggatcatcag gaaagttgtggtggaaggaggagcggagaggaaatcccctcatcagtgacagaggagggtaagagcctttcatgtatcttgtgggttattcttcccttatacattgcagggagaggtcacatccaggggaggagatggagatga